A single window of Selenomonadales bacterium DNA harbors:
- the thrB gene encoding homoserine kinase: MKTIKVKIPATTANCGPGFDSIGIACTYYNELEVTELDINEIQLEVTGEGEGIIPATRTNIVCQAIDKVFERVGYTCKGLRLKMENNIPLARGMGSSAAAIVGGLFAANELSGSKLTRHDLFELATEMEGHPDNVAPAIFGGITVSIMEDDKPSYLRFMPPKPLYMIVAIPEFHL, translated from the coding sequence GTGAAAACCATCAAAGTAAAAATCCCGGCAACAACTGCAAACTGCGGACCCGGATTCGACTCCATCGGTATTGCTTGTACTTACTATAACGAACTTGAAGTAACAGAACTAGATATTAACGAAATTCAGCTCGAAGTAACCGGTGAAGGAGAAGGCATCATTCCCGCAACACGCACTAATATCGTCTGTCAAGCCATTGATAAGGTTTTTGAGCGTGTAGGGTATACCTGCAAGGGTCTCCGCCTTAAAATGGAGAATAACATCCCTCTCGCACGTGGTATGGGCAGCAGTGCGGCAGCTATCGTCGGTGGACTTTTCGCCGCAAATGAGCTCAGCGGAAGCAAATTGACTCGCCATGATCTGTTTGAACTTGCAACTGAAATGGAGGGTCATCCGGATAATGTTGCACCTGCCATCTTTGGCGGTATCACAGTCAGCATCATGGAAGACGACAAACCGTCTTATTTGCGATTTATGCCACCAAAACCGCTCTACATGATCGTAGCTATTCCCGAATTCCATCT
- a CDS encoding homoserine dehydrogenase: protein MEKIIKIGILGLGTVGTGVVKILKKNQEDIAKKVGAKIEVTKALVRSLDKERILPKEMLTTNASDILDDPEIDIVVELMGGENPSRDYMIRALSNGKHLVTANKDVIAKYGKELFDIAEKNNLDVMFEASVGGGIPIIHPLKDCLIGNKIEEIMGIINGTTNYMLTKMTRDNVDYQTVLAEAQAKGYAEADPTADVGGLDAARKIAILASIAYNSRITVDDVYVEGITKISPEDIANARELGYVIKLLGIAKEDSENGVEVRVHPTFIPNSHPIASVNDVFNAIFVTGDAVGNTMFYGRGAGELPTASAVIGDIMEVTRNIQHDVKARVLCTCYENKKICPIEESQSAFYVRLLVKDEPGVFAKIAGLLSEENISLNSVIQKRKVNNCAEIVFVTYTVKNAAIREALAKIEALPVVTEISNVIRVHEANE, encoded by the coding sequence ATGGAAAAGATAATCAAAATCGGTATCCTCGGCCTTGGAACGGTCGGAACAGGTGTTGTAAAAATACTCAAAAAAAATCAAGAAGATATCGCTAAAAAAGTCGGCGCTAAAATTGAAGTGACCAAAGCCTTGGTACGCAGTCTTGATAAAGAACGTATTCTTCCTAAAGAAATGCTCACAACGAACGCAAGCGATATTCTTGACGATCCCGAGATCGACATTGTCGTTGAATTGATGGGTGGTGAAAATCCGTCACGTGACTACATGATACGCGCACTTTCTAACGGCAAACATCTTGTAACTGCCAACAAAGACGTTATCGCAAAATACGGTAAAGAGCTCTTTGATATTGCTGAAAAGAACAATCTCGATGTCATGTTCGAAGCAAGTGTCGGCGGCGGTATTCCGATTATTCATCCGTTGAAAGATTGCCTCATCGGTAATAAGATTGAAGAGATCATGGGTATCATCAACGGTACGACAAACTACATGCTCACTAAAATGACGCGCGACAATGTCGACTATCAAACAGTTCTTGCTGAAGCACAGGCAAAAGGCTACGCTGAAGCCGATCCGACAGCAGACGTTGGCGGTCTTGATGCAGCACGCAAGATCGCTATTCTTGCTTCAATCGCATACAACTCGCGTATCACGGTAGATGATGTCTATGTTGAAGGCATTACCAAAATCTCGCCTGAAGACATTGCTAACGCACGCGAGCTCGGCTATGTTATCAAACTCCTCGGCATCGCAAAAGAAGATTCCGAAAACGGCGTAGAAGTACGTGTACATCCGACGTTTATACCGAATTCGCACCCGATCGCATCTGTTAATGATGTATTTAATGCAATCTTCGTTACGGGCGATGCAGTAGGCAACACTATGTTCTACGGCAGAGGCGCAGGCGAACTTCCAACGGCCAGTGCAGTTATCGGCGATATCATGGAAGTCACCAGAAACATCCAGCACGACGTCAAAGCACGTGTCCTTTGTACTTGCTATGAAAATAAAAAAATCTGCCCGATCGAAGAAAGCCAATCGGCATTCTATGTTCGCTTACTGGTTAAAGATGAGCCGGGCGTATTTGCAAAAATCGCAGGTCTTCTCTCGGAAGAAAATATCAGCTTGAACTCCGTCATCCAGAAACGCAAAGTTAACAACTGCGCAGAAATCGTATTCGTTACATACACGGTCAAAAACGCGGCTATCCGCGAAGCACTTGCTAAGATCGAAGCATTACCTGTCGTAACGGAAATCAGCAACGTAATTCGCGTACATGAAGCTAACGAATAA
- a CDS encoding ACT domain-containing protein, producing MNKDQSLFYLVREEILPEAIKKTIKVKDMLKRGEVRTINEAVEKMDLSRSAYYKYKDFVFPFYEASKEKIVTLTLLLEHKSGVLSKVLNTIACEHGSVLTINQGIPLQGVANATISIETVDLVIDLEALLDKLRLIEGVKRIEVMGQA from the coding sequence ATGAATAAAGACCAATCTTTATTTTATCTTGTACGCGAAGAAATTCTCCCCGAAGCAATCAAAAAAACGATCAAAGTAAAAGATATGCTTAAACGCGGTGAAGTGCGTACGATCAATGAAGCAGTTGAAAAAATGGACTTAAGTCGCAGTGCTTACTATAAGTATAAAGACTTCGTGTTTCCGTTCTATGAAGCCAGCAAAGAAAAGATCGTAACTTTGACGCTCTTGCTAGAACACAAATCGGGCGTACTTTCCAAAGTACTCAACACGATCGCTTGTGAACATGGCAGTGTATTAACGATCAACCAAGGCATTCCGTTACAAGGTGTTGCTAATGCGACGATCTCAATCGAAACGGTTGACTTAGTTATCGATCTTGAAGCACTTTTAGACAAACTTCGTCTTATCGAAGGTGTCAAACGAATCGAAGTCATGGGACAGGCATAA